The Papaver somniferum cultivar HN1 unplaced genomic scaffold, ASM357369v1 unplaced-scaffold_36, whole genome shotgun sequence genome includes a region encoding these proteins:
- the LOC113342340 gene encoding uncharacterized protein LOC113342340 — translation MRVLYWNINGIARDAAKNKLRELILDFKPDIFCLAEPKVHCTLRFLHKLYVAGYKKEVIHNAVDSSKGSPASIFPFKLKRLKVAMKDWNLHVFGNIFAKLKQAELTMEVALRISDEDPEDITKLNSAKEDSIILQEIRSHHVTMLKQKSRNKWLLEGASNTSFFHANIRMRRSNNMISELVDDNGAVITDCNQIRDYTISFFESKFNGDELPIDEELFNYDHNIISVEDSQRMDEIPTMEEIKNAVFDLGADSAPGPDGFSGCFYRHCWDVVQYDLVRAITYCWQRQIIPHGANSSLIILLAKVRGANTLRNFRPIGLNVLSRNLTKLFAEKMMTPMLSKRGNMKSLHNLLALLGKYQSASGQTVCRQKSKIYYGGGSLSRCETITNLLGMEVTTFPDRYLGVQIMPGAVKYRHICNVIEKIKNQLSVWKGKLLSFQDRVVLINSVIASYAIHNMAVYKWPRKFVQQAERVIRNFLWSGDADVARKFVIGYPKVCCPLKEGGLGITSMVVTNKALLMKLWWSIRSSNKKWARFLWAKFTTKQGSIKLYGVNSSILPGMKLIHSIVDKNTKVLIGDGRSTSLYFDVWYGNECIADMLNETDLDRNVKVSDIIVNNAWMMQGDHIQNLVRAGVDLTNLPLLQGGNDCRVWMPEMNGHFSVSSAKNIIRRAYPKSAIYGFLWRKEVHPKLAAQNWKICREVCATQDKIRSRFKVEMANKCYLCNMEEESLEHIIWSCTFATQIWQWCSGLFNLTPYYDIVNSYKSAKGRSRIVKDLWLLAILVIRSELWQTRNMACFQNSSVSIHFFKKRVFYLISEYAGRLKGFMHNTTTDLDLLNFFRVMHRKVKQVQPIECFWSPPNRDEILLCCDGAAKGNPGIAGAGVVVRDADLEC, via the exons ATGCGTGTTCTCTATTGGAACATTAATGGCATTGCACGGGATGCAGCCAAAAATAAGTTAAGAGAGTTAATTCTTGATTTTAAGCCAGATATTTTCTGTCTAGCTGAACCTAAGGTGCATTGTACCTTGCGTTTCTTACACAAATTATATGTGGCTGGTTATAAGAAGGAAGTTATTCATAATGCTGTTGATTCGTCTAAAg GATCTCCtgcttctatttttcctttcaagctCAAGAGGTTAAAAGTTGCTATGAAGGATTGGAATTTACATGTATTTGGCAATATTTTTGCTAAGCTAAAACAAGCTGAATTGACTATGGAAGTGGCTCTTCGTATTTCGGATGAGGATCCAGAGGATATAACTAAGCTGAATTCTGCCAAGGAGGATTCAATTATTCTTCAGGAAATTCGTTCTCATCATGTTACTATGCTAAAGCAAAAGTCACGTAATAAATGGCTTTTGGAGGGAGCTAGTAATACTTCTTTCTTTCATGCTAATATCAGAATGCGCAGGAGTAATAATATGATTTCGGAGTTGGTGGATGATAATGGGGCCGTTATTACTGATTGTAATCAAATTAGAGACTATACGATTTCTTTTTTTGAGTCAAAGTTTAATGGTGATGAGTTGCCTATTGATGAGGAGCTTTTTAATTATGATCATAACATCATCTCGGTGGAGGATAGTCAGAGAATGGATGAAATTCCTACTATGGAGGAGATTAAGAATGCTGTTTTTGATTTGGGTGCGGATAGTGCGCCAGGGCCagatggtttctctggttgttttTATAGGCATTGTTGGGACGTGGTGCAATATGACCTTGTCAGAGCTATCACGTACTGTTGGCAACGGCAAATCATTCCTCATGGtgctaattctagtcttattattcTTCTTGCCAAGGTTAGAGGAGCCAACACTCTTCGAAACTTtcggcctattggtctta atgttcttagtagaaatcTTACAAAGTTGTTTGCTGAGAAGATGATGACGCCTATGCTTTCCAAAAgag gcaatatGAAGAGTCTGCATAATCTTCTTGCTTTGCTTGGTAAATACCAAAGTGCCTCGGGCCAAACTGTctgtcgtcaaaagagtaagatttattatggtggtggttctttgaGTCGCTGTGAGACTATCACTAATTTACTGGGTATGGAAGTTACTACTTTCCCGGACaggtatttgggagttcaaattatgcCTGGAGCAGTTAAGTATCGTCACATTTGTAATGTGATAGAGAAAATTAAGAACCAACTTTCGGTTTGGAAAGGTAAgttactttcttttcaagatagagttgttctTATCAATTCAGTGATAGCGAGTTATGCTattcacaacatggcggtgtacaaaTGGCCTAGGAAATTTGTTCAACAGGCTGAAAGAgttattcgtaattttctttggtcgggtGATGCTGATGTTGCAAGGAAATTTGTTATTGGATATCCAAAGGTTTGCTGTCCGTTGAAGGAAGGGGGTCTTGGTATAACCAGCATGGTTGTTACTAATAAGGCTCTTCTTATGAAGCTAtggtggagtattcgttcttctaacaagaaatgggctcgtttCTTATGGGCGAAATTTACTACTAAGCAGGGTAGTATAAAGCTTTATGGGGTAAATTCTTCTATTTTGCCGGGCATGAAACTGATTCATTCTATTGTTGACAAGAATACCAAGGTTCTAATTGGGGACGGGAGGtctacatctctttattttgatgtttggtatggtaaTGAGTGTATTGCTGATATGCTTAATGAAACTGACTTGGACAGAAATGTCAAGGTCAGTGATATTATTGTTAATAATGCTTGGATGATGCAGGGAgatcatattcagaatttggtCCGTGCGGGTGTGGATCTTACAAATTTGCCTTTGTTACAAGGAGGGAATGATTGTAGAGTTTGGATGCCGGAGATGAATGGCCACTTTTCAGTCTCTTCAGCAAAGAATATCATTAGAAGGGCGTATCCAAAATCAGCAATTTATGGTTTTTTGTGGAGGAAAGAAGTTCATCCCAAATTGGCTGCTCAgaattggaagatatgtcgtgagGTTTGTGCAACTCAAGACAAGATCAGGAGTAGATTCAAAGTTGAAATGGCCAACAAATGTTACTTGTGCAACATGGAGGAAGAATCTTTGGAGCATATTATTTGGAGTTGTACGTTTGCAACTCAAATTtggcagtggtgttcaggtttgtttaaTCTAACACCTTATTATGATATTGTGAATTCATATAAATCAGCAAAGGGTAGAAGTAGAATTGTCAAAGATTTATGGCTTTTAGCTATTTTGGTGATTCGCTCGGAATTATGGCAAACAAGAAATATGGCATGTTTTCAGAATTCTTCTGTTAGCATTCATTTTTTTAAGAAGAGAGTGTTCTATTTGATTAGTGAATACGCTGGTCGTTTGAAGGGTTTCATGCATAATACTACAACGGACTTGGATCTTTTGAACTTTTTCCGTGTGATGCATAGGAAGGTTAAGCAGGTTCAGCCAATTGAGTGCTTTTGGAGTCCGCCAAATAGGgatgaaattttattatgttgtgatggagcagccAAAGGAAATCCGGGTATAGCTGGAGCTGGTGTGGTTGTTCGTGATGCTGATT tggaatgttaa